A single region of the Duganella sp. BuS-21 genome encodes:
- a CDS encoding chemotaxis protein CheW, with translation MSTTIIEACWNQIGVNGDQSCEKLEQHIHCRNCEVYAAAAQQNLQRVVGDDYKKDWAAHFRQAATDTQQQDASCLVFRIGREWLSLPTRMFVAVAPIATPHRLPHRASRGLRGIVNVGGTLYPCMSLAELLGIDETEGEAATHRHTFARLLLTRWEDQSYALPVADLHGLLRYASATVQAPAATINKGLSRFLSGVISHQDMRIGVLDEALIGYQLARTLR, from the coding sequence ATGAGCACAACCATCATCGAAGCCTGCTGGAACCAGATCGGCGTGAACGGCGACCAAAGTTGCGAGAAGCTGGAGCAGCACATCCACTGCCGCAACTGCGAAGTCTACGCCGCCGCCGCGCAACAGAACCTGCAGCGCGTGGTCGGCGACGACTACAAGAAAGACTGGGCCGCGCACTTCCGCCAGGCCGCCACCGACACCCAGCAGCAGGACGCCTCCTGCCTGGTGTTCCGCATCGGGCGAGAATGGCTGTCGCTGCCGACCCGCATGTTCGTCGCGGTGGCGCCGATCGCCACGCCGCACCGCCTGCCGCACCGTGCTTCGCGCGGCTTGCGCGGCATCGTCAACGTCGGCGGCACGCTGTATCCCTGCATGTCGCTGGCCGAACTGCTGGGCATCGACGAAACCGAGGGCGAAGCAGCCACCCATCGCCATACCTTCGCGCGCCTGCTGCTCACGCGCTGGGAAGACCAGTCCTATGCCCTGCCCGTGGCCGACCTGCATGGCCTGCTGCGCTACGCCAGCGCCACGGTGCAGGCGCCGGCCGCCACCATCAACAAGGGCTTGTCCCGCTTCCTGTCCGGCGTGATATCGCATCAAG